In Flavobacterium endoglycinae, one DNA window encodes the following:
- a CDS encoding DNA-deoxyinosine glycosylase, which yields MKSFSFSPISSPNSNILILGTMPGTKSLELNQYYGHCQNNFWKFLFTIFNEDFSTDYEIRKKLLLKNNVALWDVLQYCDRVGSLDSAIKNEIANDFETFLKNHPNIKTILFNGQKAAAFFKKYVHLQKEYNLITLPSTSPANASKTYQSKLEEWKIIRSLY from the coding sequence ATGAAAAGCTTTTCCTTTTCTCCTATCAGCTCACCTAATTCTAATATCCTGATTTTAGGAACAATGCCTGGAACAAAATCATTAGAACTCAATCAATATTATGGACACTGCCAGAATAACTTCTGGAAATTTTTATTTACCATTTTTAATGAAGACTTTTCAACTGATTATGAAATTAGAAAAAAACTTCTGCTAAAAAATAATGTTGCCTTATGGGATGTGCTTCAATATTGTGATCGTGTGGGAAGTCTGGACAGTGCCATCAAAAATGAAATTGCCAACGATTTTGAAACGTTCCTTAAAAACCATCCTAATATTAAAACGATTTTATTCAACGGACAAAAGGCGGCTGCTTTCTTTAAAAAATATGTTCATTTACAAAAAGAGTATAATTTGATTACTTTACCCTCTACAAGTCCTGCAAATGCCAGCAAAACGTATCAATCAAAATTAGAAGAATGGAAAATCATTCGCTCATTGTACTAA
- a CDS encoding ABC transporter ATP-binding protein, translating into MIKEKKNTESKPKEKNQKPIIEIKDLHKTFGDNAILKGVNLTVNRGEDLVILGRSGSGKSVTIKCIVGLIEPDKGEIKVFDENVLNLDKNELNKIRVKIGFLFQSAALYDSMSVRENLAFTLKAHRRDLNAEEVEKEVKEALENVGLEEAIDKMPSELSGGMRKRIGLARTLILKPEIILYDEPTTGLDTITSREISQLILDIKHKQKTSSIIITHDMACAKMTADRIMVLKDGAIHAEGTYEELEKDEDEWVRSFFE; encoded by the coding sequence ATGATAAAGGAAAAGAAAAATACCGAGTCAAAACCAAAAGAAAAAAATCAAAAGCCGATTATTGAAATCAAAGATCTGCACAAAACTTTTGGCGATAATGCTATTTTAAAAGGCGTTAATCTAACCGTAAACAGAGGCGAAGATTTAGTCATTTTAGGGCGCTCAGGTTCAGGAAAATCGGTTACCATAAAATGTATTGTTGGCTTAATAGAACCAGACAAAGGCGAGATAAAAGTATTTGATGAAAATGTACTCAATCTTGATAAAAATGAGCTGAATAAAATCAGAGTCAAAATAGGATTCTTATTTCAAAGCGCTGCCTTATATGATTCGATGTCGGTTCGAGAAAATCTAGCCTTTACACTAAAAGCCCACAGAAGAGATTTAAATGCCGAAGAAGTTGAAAAAGAAGTTAAAGAAGCACTTGAAAATGTAGGTTTAGAAGAAGCTATCGATAAAATGCCATCAGAACTTTCTGGAGGAATGCGTAAGCGAATTGGTCTTGCGAGAACATTAATCCTAAAACCCGAAATTATTTTATACGATGAGCCTACAACAGGACTTGACACTATTACATCAAGAGAAATCAGCCAGTTGATTCTGGACATTAAACACAAACAAAAAACATCATCTATAATCATTACACACGATATGGCCTGCGCCAAAATGACGGCTGACCGCATTATGGTTTTAAAAGACGGAGCCATTCATGCGGAAGGAACTTATGAAGAACTGGAGAAAGACGAAGACGAATGGGTTCGTTCATTTTTTGAATAA
- a CDS encoding MlaD family protein, translated as MEKESGYTWKLGMFVSVGLLLFIMAIYFIGKQKNLFGSTFHINSKFKTVSGLEVGNNVRFSGINIGTVEAIRLINDSSVVVSMVIKDEVRKFIKTDARASIGSDGLMGDKVLTITPGVKSTKVVEDNGAIASIDGIEMNDIMKSVKKSVDNIGVISDEIAIFSHSMNNGNGALARLVRDDKMANSVSNTLTNLESGTKGFSENMEAAKSNFLLRGYFKKKEKEKAKKQKEIKEKKEEQQKEAEKEKEKQAKEEKERLEKEQKAKEEKEKQEKEKLEKQQKESEKKQ; from the coding sequence ATGGAAAAAGAATCTGGATATACCTGGAAATTAGGAATGTTTGTATCAGTTGGGCTATTACTTTTTATAATGGCCATTTACTTTATCGGAAAACAAAAAAACCTATTTGGCTCGACATTCCACATTAACTCAAAATTTAAAACTGTAAGCGGACTGGAAGTGGGAAACAATGTTCGTTTTTCAGGAATCAATATTGGTACCGTCGAAGCCATCCGATTGATAAACGATTCTTCGGTAGTGGTTTCAATGGTCATAAAAGATGAAGTACGCAAATTCATTAAAACAGATGCCCGTGCCAGCATTGGATCTGATGGTTTAATGGGCGACAAAGTGCTTACAATCACGCCGGGAGTAAAATCGACAAAAGTCGTTGAAGACAATGGCGCCATAGCCTCAATTGATGGAATAGAAATGAACGATATTATGAAAAGCGTTAAGAAAAGCGTGGATAATATTGGGGTTATTTCTGATGAAATTGCCATTTTCAGCCACAGTATGAACAATGGAAACGGCGCATTGGCAAGATTGGTACGCGATGATAAAATGGCAAACAGTGTTTCTAATACCTTAACTAACTTAGAAAGCGGTACAAAAGGTTTCAGCGAAAATATGGAAGCTGCAAAAAGTAATTTCCTGCTTAGAGGGTACTTCAAGAAAAAAGAGAAGGAAAAAGCAAAAAAGCAGAAGGAAATAAAAGAGAAAAAAGAAGAACAGCAAAAAGAGGCTGAGAAAGAAAAAGAAAAGCAAGCCAAAGAAGAAAAGGAAAGACTTGAGAAAGAGCAGAAAGCTAAAGAAGAAAAAGAAAAGCAGGAAAAAGAGAAGCTAGAAAAACAGCAGAAGGAGTCTGAAAAGAAACAATAA
- a CDS encoding NAD(P)/FAD-dependent oxidoreductase, with amino-acid sequence MKLRSTETFWPLISAMNISYPSIDSNVDTEILIIGGGITGALAAYKLINEGKKVVLVDRRDVCNGSTAASTALLQYEVDVPLHELIKLRGERCAVDSFRNGKKAIFDIRQIIDEVKSNCGFEFKKSIYFTSYKKDIPFLKNEFKARKQHDFDVSWMNKYDLEKLGLKAIAAIESKTAAVMDPFRLANDILKYCQEKGMLIFDRTNVTSIQTQKGKSVAHTENKFTITANHIIHCSGYESTETLEEKVVDLKSTYAVASESLEEIPEILKNAIIWDTSSPYFYYRTTADNRIIMGGGDEDFRDTNKRDKLIPKKESFLMRQFKRRFPDFNFKLDYSWAGTFGETKDGLPYFGKPNPKKNEHYILGFGGNGITFSVMGINSILDSINNKKNLDLEYYRFGR; translated from the coding sequence ATGAAACTACGCTCTACAGAAACATTCTGGCCATTAATCAGCGCCATGAATATTAGCTATCCCTCTATAGACTCTAATGTCGATACCGAAATATTAATAATCGGAGGCGGTATTACCGGGGCTTTGGCTGCCTATAAATTAATTAATGAAGGAAAAAAAGTGGTACTGGTTGATCGTCGCGACGTATGTAACGGAAGTACTGCTGCAAGTACTGCTTTACTTCAATACGAAGTCGATGTACCACTGCACGAATTAATTAAACTGAGAGGTGAAAGATGTGCTGTAGACAGTTTCCGAAACGGAAAAAAAGCAATATTCGATATCCGCCAGATTATTGATGAAGTAAAAAGCAATTGTGGGTTTGAATTTAAAAAAAGCATTTATTTTACTTCCTATAAAAAAGATATTCCGTTTTTAAAAAATGAATTTAAAGCTAGAAAACAGCATGATTTTGACGTAAGCTGGATGAATAAGTACGATCTCGAAAAGCTAGGTTTAAAAGCCATTGCTGCCATAGAATCGAAAACGGCCGCTGTTATGGATCCGTTTAGACTGGCAAATGATATCCTTAAATACTGTCAGGAAAAAGGCATGCTTATTTTTGATAGAACAAATGTGACTTCTATTCAAACACAAAAAGGAAAATCTGTTGCTCACACCGAAAATAAATTTACAATTACGGCAAATCATATCATACATTGCAGTGGTTACGAAAGCACAGAAACACTGGAAGAAAAAGTAGTTGATTTAAAAAGCACCTATGCTGTTGCCTCAGAATCTCTTGAGGAAATACCCGAAATCTTAAAAAATGCCATTATCTGGGATACTTCTTCTCCTTACTTTTATTACCGCACAACTGCCGACAACCGAATTATTATGGGAGGCGGCGACGAAGATTTTAGAGATACTAATAAACGAGATAAATTAATTCCGAAGAAAGAAAGTTTTTTGATGCGTCAGTTTAAGAGACGTTTTCCTGATTTTAATTTCAAACTGGATTATTCCTGGGCAGGAACTTTCGGCGAAACCAAAGACGGACTTCCCTATTTCGGAAAACCAAATCCTAAGAAAAATGAACATTACATTCTAGGCTTTGGAGGAAACGGAATCACTTTCAGCGTTATGGGAATCAATTCGATTTTAGATTCCATTAATAATAAAAAGAATTTGGATTTGGAATATTACCGCTTCGGAAGGTGA
- a CDS encoding AsmA family protein translates to MKASFKNISLKILKWTGIVIAGILLLLFVLPLLFPGKIASEVKKIANERLDTKMEFSKSKLSFFTHFPSLTVSLDDLSLTGSAPFGNDTLLRADQVAFGINLKRLIFDNEVKINKLYVSDALINVMVNEKGQANYNIYVAPEDRKEKKDPNAPEEGTAIKLERIDLENCHVKYNDRSAKILVDAKGFNYIGKGNLSEDIFDLNTDAKIDTLDFYYNRTAYLRKKQVHADLITRINTHALSFILQKNELQINKLPLTFTGLFTILRDGYKINIKAASENTTVKDLLSVMPPEYLTWLDKTEVSGRSDLVLSFRGDYNVAKKLKPNLAFNLKIGDGAVNYKDAPVPLTDFQMDLNALLPSLDTEQLMINLRTLRFKVGEKDYFNAYLRSKGLSEMNLDASVKGALDLAVVDAALGLNTVDVKGILKTDIKAKGLFSTSKKLFPKTIGGISLRNGWLKTKYYPNPITNITFVANALNKAGTYEDLIVAVAPASFTFEGNPVYVNAALSDFSDLAYNAKIKGELNVGRIYQVFSQKGLDVTGYAKADLSLKGKQSYATNGQYNKLDNRGTILLKNIKATSELFPKPFFIKQGNFRFQNEKMWFEKFNATYGKSDFDINGYLLNTINYFLESHGTLSGNFNMKSKLINVDEFMALEKGENKDRKIEVEYAKEDHPKMSGVVMIPKNLNVSLTANADKVEYNGLALNKLSGKVGIAKGGFYLENTTLNIIDCILGINASYKDESPTTAHFDAHFTAKDFSVQRAYKEIPMFHDMVTAAEKAQGIISVDYNIKGDLNGNMGPIYESLEGGGTINLRDVKIKGLKLFEGLSSKTGQKGLDDPNMKGIEIKSNIDNNLIHVEPFTFSVASFRPTIKGTTSFDGLLDMRVRLGLPPFGIVGFPIVVTGTHQDPKIKIFSKTGQKIMGSVYDEKNNKVVKKEKVSKRKS, encoded by the coding sequence ATGAAAGCCTCATTTAAAAATATAAGCCTGAAAATCCTTAAATGGACAGGAATAGTAATAGCAGGAATCCTGTTATTACTTTTTGTGCTTCCATTACTATTCCCCGGAAAAATTGCTTCTGAAGTAAAAAAAATAGCAAATGAGAGGCTCGACACGAAAATGGAATTTTCAAAATCAAAGCTTTCGTTCTTTACCCATTTTCCTTCTTTGACCGTTTCACTTGACGATCTATCGCTTACAGGTTCGGCACCTTTTGGAAACGATACATTGCTGCGGGCAGATCAAGTTGCATTTGGGATTAACCTCAAACGACTGATTTTTGACAATGAAGTTAAAATCAATAAATTATATGTTTCTGATGCCTTAATCAATGTAATGGTCAACGAAAAAGGTCAGGCCAATTACAACATTTATGTTGCACCAGAAGACCGAAAAGAAAAAAAAGATCCCAATGCACCCGAAGAAGGAACTGCCATTAAATTGGAAAGAATCGATTTAGAAAACTGTCATGTAAAATACAATGATCGTTCGGCTAAAATTTTGGTCGATGCCAAAGGTTTTAATTACATCGGAAAAGGAAATTTAAGCGAAGACATTTTTGACCTCAATACCGATGCAAAAATAGACACACTTGATTTCTATTACAACAGAACCGCTTATCTTCGAAAAAAACAAGTTCACGCCGATTTAATTACCCGAATTAATACTCATGCGCTTTCGTTTATTCTTCAAAAAAATGAATTACAGATCAACAAACTGCCTTTAACTTTTACTGGTTTATTTACGATTTTACGAGATGGTTATAAAATCAATATCAAAGCCGCTTCCGAAAACACAACCGTAAAAGATTTATTATCCGTTATGCCTCCGGAATATTTAACCTGGCTGGATAAAACGGAAGTTTCGGGACGAAGTGATCTCGTACTTTCTTTTAGAGGAGATTACAATGTGGCCAAAAAACTAAAACCAAATTTAGCCTTCAATTTAAAAATTGGCGACGGAGCCGTAAATTATAAAGATGCTCCTGTTCCTCTAACCGATTTCCAAATGGATTTAAATGCCCTGCTGCCTTCACTCGACACAGAGCAGTTAATGATTAACCTAAGAACGCTCCGTTTTAAAGTTGGCGAAAAAGATTATTTCAATGCCTATTTACGAAGCAAAGGTCTTAGCGAAATGAATCTGGATGCCAGCGTAAAAGGCGCTCTCGATCTTGCTGTAGTTGATGCTGCACTAGGCTTAAATACTGTAGATGTAAAAGGAATTTTAAAAACTGATATTAAAGCAAAAGGACTTTTCAGCACTTCAAAGAAACTATTTCCTAAAACAATCGGCGGTATTTCATTGCGAAACGGCTGGCTGAAAACCAAATATTATCCAAACCCAATTACCAATATCACCTTTGTAGCCAATGCGCTTAACAAAGCCGGAACTTACGAAGATTTAATTGTAGCTGTCGCACCAGCTTCTTTCACTTTTGAAGGAAATCCAGTATATGTAAATGCAGCCTTATCTGATTTTAGTGATCTAGCTTATAATGCCAAAATAAAAGGCGAATTAAATGTTGGCCGAATCTATCAAGTGTTTTCACAAAAAGGACTTGATGTAACGGGGTATGCCAAAGCCGATCTTTCACTCAAAGGCAAACAAAGCTATGCTACAAACGGACAATACAATAAATTAGACAATCGCGGAACAATTCTGCTCAAAAATATAAAAGCAACATCAGAATTATTTCCGAAACCTTTTTTCATTAAGCAGGGAAATTTCCGTTTTCAAAATGAAAAAATGTGGTTTGAAAAATTCAATGCTACTTACGGAAAATCTGATTTCGACATCAATGGATATCTTTTAAATACCATTAATTATTTTCTCGAATCGCACGGAACGCTGAGCGGGAATTTCAATATGAAATCCAAACTCATTAATGTAGATGAGTTTATGGCTTTGGAAAAAGGCGAAAACAAAGACCGAAAAATTGAAGTCGAATACGCCAAAGAAGATCATCCAAAAATGAGCGGTGTGGTCATGATACCAAAAAACTTAAATGTTTCGCTTACCGCAAATGCTGACAAAGTCGAATACAACGGACTTGCTCTAAACAAACTTTCGGGAAAAGTGGGAATCGCAAAAGGCGGTTTTTATTTAGAAAATACCACTTTAAACATTATTGACTGTATTTTAGGAATTAATGCTTCTTATAAAGATGAATCGCCTACAACAGCACATTTTGATGCACATTTTACCGCTAAAGATTTCAGCGTACAGCGCGCTTATAAAGAAATTCCAATGTTTCATGACATGGTAACCGCTGCCGAAAAAGCACAAGGAATCATTTCGGTCGATTATAATATCAAAGGGGATTTAAACGGAAATATGGGTCCTATCTACGAATCGCTTGAAGGAGGCGGAACGATTAATCTTCGTGATGTAAAAATCAAAGGATTAAAATTATTTGAAGGTTTAAGCTCTAAAACAGGACAAAAAGGTTTAGATGATCCTAACATGAAAGGAATTGAAATCAAATCAAATATTGACAACAATCTTATTCATGTTGAACCTTTTACCTTCAGCGTAGCAAGTTTTAGACCTACCATAAAAGGAACCACGAGTTTTGATGGACTTTTGGATATGAGAGTTCGATTAGGACTTCCTCCTTTCGGAATTGTTGGTTTTCCAATCGTAGTAACGGGAACACATCAAGATCCAAAAATCAAAATATTCAGTAAAACCGGCCAGAAAATAATGGGTTCAGTTTACGATGAAAAAAATAATAAAGTAGTTAAAAAGGAAAAAGTGAGCAAACGCAAATCTTAA
- a CDS encoding low affinity iron permease family protein — protein sequence MKKKTQNGGSAFEKFATKVCKAAGSTPAFIGAFLLVVGWAISGPLFNYSETWQLVINTGTTIITFLMVFLIQKAQNKDSLAIQLKLNELVASNERSSNSLVDIENMTEEEMIIIQKYYHRLSELAKKDESIRTSHSIAEAHSQHEYKDKNRTKHRTTRTKTEK from the coding sequence ATGAAAAAGAAAACACAAAATGGGGGCAGTGCATTTGAAAAATTCGCAACAAAGGTTTGTAAAGCTGCCGGAAGCACACCGGCATTTATCGGAGCATTTTTACTTGTCGTTGGATGGGCAATTTCGGGTCCTTTATTCAATTATTCAGAAACCTGGCAATTAGTAATTAATACTGGAACCACTATTATCACGTTTTTAATGGTTTTCCTGATTCAAAAAGCACAGAATAAAGATTCATTGGCAATTCAGTTAAAATTAAACGAATTAGTCGCTTCAAATGAACGCTCCAGCAACAGTCTGGTTGATATTGAAAATATGACTGAAGAAGAAATGATTATCATTCAGAAATATTACCATCGTTTAAGCGAACTCGCCAAAAAAGACGAAAGTATTCGAACCTCCCACTCGATTGCCGAGGCACACTCTCAGCATGAGTATAAAGATAAAAACCGAACTAAACATCGTACTACACGAACTAAAACTGAAAAATGA
- a CDS encoding MlaE family ABC transporter permease, whose amino-acid sequence MILSLKNTFTQIGDATMFAKRFFKEVFIPPYEAKEFLKQCYIIGYKSLPLVAITGFIMGLVLTLQSRPTLVKFGAESWLPGMVALSLIREIAPVITALICAGKISSGIGAELGSMKVTEQIDAMEVSAINPYNYLVVTRILACTLMVPILVFFADAIGIVGGYMGINIHGDVNFYRYLNQIIQSLEFLDVIPATIKTFFFGYFIGMIGCYKGFTASNGTESVGRAANSAVVTASLSIFIIDMVAVQITDLFF is encoded by the coding sequence TTGATTCTCAGCTTAAAAAATACATTCACACAAATTGGTGATGCAACTATGTTTGCAAAGCGGTTTTTTAAGGAGGTTTTTATTCCTCCTTATGAGGCAAAAGAGTTTTTGAAACAATGTTATATCATTGGTTACAAATCCCTTCCGCTCGTAGCCATAACTGGTTTTATTATGGGATTGGTTTTGACCTTACAATCACGACCAACTCTGGTAAAATTTGGTGCCGAAAGCTGGCTTCCTGGAATGGTAGCACTTTCATTAATTAGAGAAATTGCTCCCGTAATTACAGCTTTGATCTGTGCCGGAAAAATTTCGTCTGGAATTGGTGCCGAATTAGGTTCAATGAAAGTAACCGAACAGATTGATGCCATGGAAGTTTCGGCTATAAATCCTTATAATTATTTAGTCGTAACCAGAATTCTGGCTTGTACCTTAATGGTTCCCATTTTAGTGTTTTTCGCAGATGCAATTGGCATTGTAGGCGGTTATATGGGAATTAACATTCATGGAGATGTCAACTTCTATCGATATCTCAATCAAATTATTCAGTCATTGGAATTTCTAGATGTAATTCCTGCTACGATAAAAACCTTCTTTTTTGGCTATTTCATTGGAATGATTGGCTGTTATAAAGGATTTACCGCTTCGAATGGAACTGAAAGTGTTGGACGCGCTGCAAACTCTGCCGTAGTTACAGCCTCTTTAAGCATATTTATTATTGATATGGTAGCCGTACAGATAACCGATTTATTTTTTTAA
- a CDS encoding DUF6526 family protein, translating into MKIQTYYNHIRFYTPHHFVYYPLLTLFLAGSIYFAYTTDETLIWSFISVIFVFFFFLALMLRQHYALILQNRIVRLELRYRYFTLTGKRLEEFEHKLTDAQIFALRFAPDNEILPLIEDAVKNNLSGDAIKKAIVHWRADYNRV; encoded by the coding sequence ATGAAAATCCAAACGTATTACAACCATATCCGATTTTACACCCCGCACCATTTTGTGTATTATCCGCTTCTGACATTGTTTTTAGCAGGAAGCATTTATTTTGCCTATACAACAGACGAAACGCTTATCTGGTCTTTTATAAGCGTTATTTTTGTATTTTTTTTCTTCTTGGCACTCATGCTTCGCCAGCATTATGCTTTAATTCTTCAAAACCGAATTGTTCGCCTAGAACTTCGTTATCGTTATTTTACGTTAACTGGAAAACGTCTAGAAGAATTTGAACATAAATTAACCGATGCTCAAATTTTTGCCCTTCGCTTCGCTCCAGACAATGAGATTCTTCCGTTAATTGAAGATGCGGTAAAGAACAACCTCAGCGGCGATGCGATCAAAAAAGCAATCGTGCACTGGAGAGCTGATTACAATAGGGTTTAA
- a CDS encoding helix-turn-helix domain-containing protein — MKIVTLHTDKIQNLFRELSTNFGGKVTCDVDEYTLEVNNNLVKGSIMGASFNDNISYVQFDMTFSADIRMDITNGKSAPIYFAYCSKGNLSHSFGVAAEVRKLKTFQTAIVTSKSAKENNLFFEKDKKTKFTLIIVGSQPEVNQANSLNQMVRDTFFQENPEEEFFYAGSYNLKIGEKIEQLNAVNQTGIVRNLLKEGILRIILAMEIQQHSDDLKAFSKETNCLSLKEMEEIKELSEAIKANPEEPFTIKSLSKKSGLSPNKLQEGFKMIHDRTVNDYITHMRVLKAEILIRTSDLNISEIVYCIGFTSRSYFSKIFKQKFNCSPKEYKFNLNPLAITA, encoded by the coding sequence ATGAAAATAGTTACCTTACATACAGACAAAATTCAAAATCTTTTTAGAGAATTGAGTACTAACTTCGGCGGAAAAGTAACTTGTGACGTTGACGAATATACACTCGAAGTTAACAACAATTTAGTTAAAGGCTCTATTATGGGAGCTTCTTTCAACGATAATATTTCATATGTGCAGTTTGATATGACATTTTCGGCTGATATTCGAATGGATATCACAAACGGAAAATCGGCACCAATTTATTTTGCATATTGTTCAAAAGGTAATTTGTCGCATAGTTTTGGTGTTGCGGCAGAAGTCAGAAAATTAAAGACATTCCAGACTGCAATTGTAACTTCAAAATCAGCGAAGGAAAATAATTTGTTTTTTGAAAAAGATAAAAAGACAAAATTTACTTTAATTATTGTGGGAAGCCAGCCAGAAGTAAATCAGGCAAATTCACTAAACCAAATGGTAAGGGATACTTTTTTTCAAGAAAATCCTGAAGAAGAATTCTTTTATGCAGGGTCGTACAATTTGAAAATAGGAGAAAAAATAGAACAGCTTAATGCTGTAAATCAAACCGGAATTGTTAGAAATCTTTTAAAAGAAGGTATTCTAAGAATTATTCTGGCAATGGAAATCCAACAGCATTCAGATGATTTAAAAGCTTTTTCAAAAGAAACCAACTGCTTGTCTTTAAAAGAAATGGAAGAAATCAAAGAACTTTCAGAAGCTATAAAAGCAAATCCGGAAGAACCATTTACAATTAAATCATTAAGCAAAAAATCAGGTTTATCTCCAAATAAACTTCAAGAAGGTTTTAAAATGATTCATGATAGAACGGTAAATGATTACATTACCCATATGCGCGTTTTAAAAGCCGAAATCCTTATTAGAACTTCAGATTTAAATATTTCTGAAATCGTGTATTGCATTGGATTTACGAGCAGAAGTTATTTTTCTAAAATTTTCAAACAAAAATTCAACTGCAGTCCTAAAGAATACAAGTTTAATTTAAATCCGTTAGCTATTACAGCATAA
- a CDS encoding bifunctional helix-turn-helix transcriptional regulator/GNAT family N-acetyltransferase has product MEFFDKVGKAALGSRLRLMTAVVTDDAAKIYELYGVDFMPKWFPVFYTLAEEREITITEIANEIGHSQPSVSKIIQEMTVAGLVQESLKTDDKRKNNVVLSEKGLLIWKNVQLQLQDVDKAIEGIISEAKHNLWAALEEWDFLLQQKSLLKRVNEQKKQRESQKVEIVEYKPEYHEAFRSLNVEWISTYFEMEEADYKALDNPDEYILNKGGKIFVALYQNEPVGVCALIKMNNPEYDYEMAKMAVSPKAQGKSIGWLLGQAIVNSARELGAKKIYLESNTILKPAINLYYKLGFEKVYGLETPYKRCNIQMELVVS; this is encoded by the coding sequence ATGGAGTTTTTTGATAAAGTGGGGAAAGCGGCTTTGGGGAGCCGTTTGCGTTTGATGACAGCTGTTGTTACCGATGATGCTGCTAAAATATACGAGTTGTATGGTGTGGATTTTATGCCGAAGTGGTTTCCTGTATTTTATACGCTGGCAGAAGAAAGAGAAATTACCATTACCGAAATTGCAAACGAAATTGGACATTCGCAGCCATCTGTGAGTAAAATTATTCAAGAAATGACCGTTGCAGGATTGGTGCAGGAAAGTTTAAAAACAGATGATAAACGTAAAAATAACGTTGTTTTATCAGAAAAGGGACTTTTGATATGGAAGAATGTTCAGCTGCAATTACAAGATGTTGACAAAGCAATTGAAGGGATTATTTCGGAAGCGAAACACAATTTATGGGCGGCGCTTGAAGAATGGGATTTTTTACTGCAGCAAAAATCATTGCTAAAAAGAGTAAACGAACAGAAAAAACAGCGAGAAAGCCAGAAGGTAGAAATTGTAGAATATAAACCTGAATATCACGAAGCTTTTAGATCGTTAAATGTCGAATGGATTTCTACTTATTTTGAAATGGAAGAAGCCGACTATAAAGCGCTTGATAATCCTGATGAATACATCCTAAATAAAGGTGGAAAAATTTTTGTGGCTTTGTACCAAAATGAACCTGTTGGTGTTTGTGCCTTGATAAAAATGAACAATCCTGAATACGATTATGAAATGGCTAAAATGGCGGTTTCGCCAAAAGCACAGGGCAAAAGTATCGGCTGGCTTTTAGGACAGGCAATTGTTAATTCGGCGAGAGAATTAGGGGCCAAGAAAATTTATTTAGAAAGCAATACAATCTTAAAACCTGCTATAAACTTATATTACAAATTAGGCTTTGAGAAAGTCTATGGTTTGGAAACTCCGTACAAGAGATGTAATATTCAGATGGAGTTGGTTGTTTCTTAA